A window of Bactrocera dorsalis isolate Fly_Bdor chromosome 4, ASM2337382v1, whole genome shotgun sequence genomic DNA:
aaaaaaattgttgaagttcCAAGACCGGctattgtttcaaaatataataaacacatGGGAGGAGTTGATCTTGCCGACATGCTTATAAAGTGAAACATCGTTCAAATAAGAAAATGTTTCACTGGAGCCTAAGCACAGTAGTTATCAATTCCCGGCCCCTGTATCGGAGACATCTCAAAATCGTTAATCCAAATGTGAAGCATATGCCATTTAAAAAATTCCAGACGGATATCGCAACTGAGTCAGTCAGGTTTAATTAACAGGAGTGCTGTGCGTTCTCAATTTGTATCTGTACAATAAACTGGTATTGTATGGCCTGAATAGCGAGGCTACCGTCTGCTCCTGTCTATGGCAAATGATTTTGCTGGCGAAAACCCGCCTCAAGAGAAACTTATGAAAATCGACTGTCCCACTTTTTTATCACCAAAAATTTAGATCCGCCCAAAGACTTTGAGTCGACTACATTTGCAAATTGCAATATTcggcatacatatatgagataCAATATAAAGAAATCACTGACGAAACTAATTATCTCAAAACCAAATTGATTGTTTGAATCGTGAATCAAATAGGAATCTGTGCAATGTCAGAATATATGTgttccttttatttttattaaaagccaaGACCATATACTGCGTCAAGTGCTTTTGAGTGCTTCCAGCgtatttacttttttgagttttttcccACACAGtgacacaaaataaaaaataagaacaaaaccCCATAAATACTCAATACCACTAacgaaaacacaaaacaaatattataaattaatttattcgtattttaataaaatttcagcaaaaatgaaataaaattctcAACATTTAACATGCTTTTCCATTCACTTCTCTCCTTCTCCCTTTCATCGACCCCAACCCCAACCACCAAAGGCATTACTATTGGCTTGTGCTCCACCGAAGTTACCAAAgccattgccattgccaaagcCGTTACCGCCGAAACCACCGAAGTTGTTACCACCAAAACCGTTATTGCCGAAACCGTTACCATCGGAAAAGGGATTGTACGCACCAGCATTGGCATTTGCGTCCGTAAACGCACCATTGTTGCCGTCACCAGCGGACGAAGATGATGAAGCCGATGCCGATGCGTCGGCATTACCGCCACCTTGACTGGTAGCCGTTGCACTGCTCGATGCGGAATTACTCACAAATCCATTAGGTCCACGCTCAGACTTAACATTGGAGTTTGTAGATGCGCCAGCATTTTGACCACTCATGCCTTGGAAGATGGACTGACCGCTCGAGTCAGCTGTGACACTTTCAGAGTTACCATTGCGCATAACATCCGTCTTGGTGTTGGTCGTACTGCTGGATGTGCCATAAGGATTGTTGTTTGTCGATTGCGATGTACCATGTGAACTTATGTCTTCACCATCCTTGTTGTACGTGTGTGTGGTGCCAGCATTCGCCGAGGACGCCTGCTGTTGGTTCTTACCGAAATTCAGCGACTGACTCTGTGCGTCGTTCGTGCTCGAACCGCCATCCCTAGTTTGTGTATTCATGTTATTTGTATTAGCCGAACTGACTTGGCCGCTTGAACCATCATTCGCCAGATTCGAGCCAATACTGGAGGCACCGTTATCCTGGTACAAACCGCCATCAGTTACACGATTGTTTGAGTGCGTGTTGGTGCCGGCTTGCTGATTGAAGCGGTCGCCTTTATTTTCAGCCATACCCTGTGACTGCGCATTGCTTTCACTGGGGAAAAAGAAGCCACCTTCACGTTGATGAGAACGTCTGGCATAGCGTTTAGTACGCACCACAATGGGACGCACATAGCGAGTGCCACGTCTGCGACGGAAGAAACCATTGCCAAAGCTATTGGCATTTGTGAAAGCATCACCGGCAAAACCGCCAGTATTAGCTGAAGTCTGTCCGTTGCGAACGCGACCGAAGGCATTCGAGCGTGAACTTGTGTCGGTCACTTTCAAACCGCCAAATTGTTGCGTTTGTGTGTTCGAATTGCTGTTAGCGCGGGTACGCGCACCTTTTCCCTGTGCATTCACTTGCGCCTGCGTCGAAGCTTGTTGATTTTGACGATAGGGATCTAAATTAAAGCTGAGCAGTCCCAAATTTAGATCGGTGCCTCCGTTGGGATCGCGTCTCAAACCCAAACCTTTGCCCAAATTATCACGTGACAATGAGCCGCCAAATTCAACATTGCCCACATTGAATTCTTGTGCAATGCTGCGTGATACAGCGCCATTTGTGCGTGTCTGTGTGCGTGTAAGTGTGCCACCAACGTCCAGTGGACCCAGGTTCAGTTCACGCGTAATGGCATTACTCTTGGCGACACTTGTGGTTCCGCCATTGCGCAGACCGCCATTTTGTTTTGTTACAGCACGCGAATTGGACACACCCTCGGTTAGACCGATCGGCCCATAGTCGAACTCACGTTCAAAGGCATTGCTATTGGCGCGCGACACCGAACCTTGGCGGTTAACACGACGTGGTTGCTGATAGTACTGTTGTTGGGGATAGAAGAACTGTGCACTCGCGACtggaaaaagtgtgtttaacAAAGGTGTTAATTAGTGTTGTGTGATTTAGTGCAGAGTgaggaacaaaaaaaataaatatttacaattcagTGGCGacaaataaattgttgttggtgCAGAGCTGAGTTAAGGTGCATGCTGTGTTTGcaactttattaaaatacaataaaaaatagtttatatatttcctTTTAAAGGATCCtagaaattatcaaaaaatcgaaattattttttttttatattttgttcgcTTAGATATTCAAAATTATCCCTCTAAAAAACTTTGGAACTATTTTCAAAGTTACAGCCGTTTTAGCGGCACAATAACTACTAGTATTCATCGGATATTAGAGTGTTGCATTGGACAACCCATGCTAAATTTCGAGAAAATTTCTATACTATCTATTACTGCAGTAGTTCGATATCGACGATTTCGAGAAATGACCACGTTCTTGTCTCAAATTTGGTACTTCTAACCAAATGTCGTGTGCAGAATCGTGGCGAATGttagaaaaggcttacggtgattcagttttatcaaaaacactagccttcgagtggtacaaagccttcaaaaacggtcgagagatcgttgaagacatgccttaTTATGGACGACTTTTGACCTCTTCAACAgatgaaagtattaaaaagttaaggatatggtgcttgaaaatcatcagacaAGTGTTGAAGAGAGCTCGAAATctctcgaaattttttttggcaagaAGATTACCACAAACAGGTCCCTTTGgtcatgcttgatcgtgcgagtTCCGATCTCACATTCAAGGAGTGCATTATGAGATATTACCGATGagatatgggtttatgagtttgacatgcaaacaagtcaacaattatCGGAATGGAGAGAAAAAAACGAACCAAATCAAAAActcgccaaagtcgctcaaaaatcaatatgatgctcattgtttttttcgatattcgtggtttggtgcattatGAATTTGTTCGGGAGGGACAgatggtcaataaggagttctatttggacGTTTTGAGGCGTTTGCgagagaacatccgtcgaaaatggCTGGAAATGTTGAAGAACACTTCATGGATTCTACACGATgttaatgcaccgtcgcatcgagccacgattgtgatcgaatttaaagccaaaaacgcaaggAATACCATCGGTCAACCACTGCATTCACCAGATTTAGGCTCCGtctgattttttattatttcgcaaactaataaatattgataaataaataaatattttgcgttttatttacaatttctgggtaCTTTTTTGGGTGCTAGAattattaattgcttttttaccaattttcaaaaaactctcGAAATTTGAACTTTTATACTAGAATACGCCTTTAGTAATGCGatacaattttttgtattttctctgTATTTATTCGGCTTTTGCTTGATTACTTTATTACtagttatatatttgtatttgccgATACTAACAGCATATCAGTATCATGCATAGCTATAAACACGCGCAACAAACCTGTCTGATTAAGCTTAGCTACTTGTTTtctaaattatgtaaattagcAAAGAAATTTTGGCTAAATTTTGCCATAAATTGAATACACATGCACGTTTGACTGgaggtttttggttttttttgtatattcggACGTCAGCGattaatgaatatattatattagtcGGTAGCCAAACCAATCGTCAAACAAGTGTTGGAAAGAGCTCGACAAAGCCACAAACTAATTTGCAAATTAAACTGTATAAGTAGACTTTGGTTCATCCATCAAACCGAACTTAAATAAGTAGAAAGTGCGTATTTTGATTAATCTTTGAAAGAAAGTCTAAAAATATTGTGAGCTGATgtcaatatttacattttaagaaAGCTTTAATAACTTTCTATGGACGGTTTTGCTAAtgttttgtttaacaaaaaaaagatatttacgttaaataaatttcgattttttaggaTTTGGATTTGCGGTATGACACAAAATACATACTACTATATACTAATTTCATTTTTGCCCCACAAACCCCCGTGGATCGAATTGataatgtaaatatacaaaaagttAACAAATTGTCTTAAGAAAGACAAAATTCATGGTAAATATAAGTGGAGCTAGTtatgattttttgctttataGTAAGAACTAAATTTACAACATTTTCAAGCTAAATTTGGACCAGTCTAACGAAAAGCAAGGTCACAATAGGccataggtcgcagtgcaaagcCACAATTTTGCAGGTTCCTAGaaagttttgcattttatataaatagtttCCATATATTACTCAACAACTCAACTATCTGTTTCAACGAACTAGTTCCTTAAAGATACTAGTAGGCTTAAGATTACTTTGATGCCgatgtaataatttttaatattcttgtCTCTTGAGATCTCtagaaatgtttttaataacttGTAATAGCCTTTTCTCCAGAATAAAAAACTAAGTTTTTCCTGTTTCAGTTTCTACTTTGCTGATTGAGAGTGATAGATTTTTCACATATAATTTTCATGTAGAAGAGAAGTATGAGGATAGATATATTCCAACTTAAGACGGCTCTCGTATTGTATCTTGAAAGTTGCTTGATTGGTTAAAAATATACTATGAAATTTTTCTGACCACAAGCGGTCGAACTTGAGCACTCCTGGGATGCCAAAATTCACGCATTTAACAACTTCTAAAACTAAACCTCCTTTAGCAATCCAAACTCTTTCCGTATTGTCTGAACATTAGGTACATCACACGACAAGGTAATGCTCCAGTATTTCTTAATACCTTAGATTTTGCCTATCTCCTCTTAACTAGCTTCTTCAATTGCGATCTCAGTggagttttattttgtttaaaagtgCAAGCTTGTTGACTTGTTCAACGTTTACTCCAGCGGTGCTTACTTAGTTTTGGCAAATATTGCTTTATTGTTAGTTCAgattaaaatagttttgagtCAAAGTATTTTTTGTCAATTCTGAAAActgtgttgttgttacttttgttgATGTTTTAAATCTTCAGCAAAAAACTGAATtctttttattgtcttattaactTCTACAAAACCCCTAGAATATTGACCTAAATTTTCTAGTTGATCCAAATAATAGTTTCGGCATTGAGAACTTGTTCGCTCGAGGCTATATAGACTAAGTACGACGTCTTTatacgcgtttttctcgaaactgtgtttttgcaGTCGGTTGGCAATatatctcaagaactactcaaccgatcttcatgaaattttaaacagatctttgagatacaatttttaaacatttggaCATaagaaaaactatttgaaaaaaatttaaagaaattttaatttttttgtaaaaatatttgccaaaaattaaattttcagttgcTTTTCCCTTCGTTCAAGTTCTAGGTTAAAGTTTCGAATAAAAcgcgtattttttcactttagatgccTCTGTAAGGAGATACTccgccaacgcgggcgcatcttttctccgaggggtcaccgtaaatggcgtcgcaatggccgagtttaaaatcatttttttccaaaaaattcagaatttatttgctaatatgtatgtttgtaacaataaaacattttaataaaatatttaattttttatataagaaaaaaaatttagaaaagacTGTTTTTAGTCtgggaaacccat
This region includes:
- the LOC105233914 gene encoding uncharacterized protein LOC105233914, with amino-acid sequence MSAVRQFTLGCGLVVLLLAVCQTKVASAQFFYPQQQYYQQPRRVNRQGSVSRANSNAFEREFDYGPIGLTEGVSNSRAVTKQNGGLRNGGTTSVAKSNAITRELNLGPLDVGGTLTRTQTRTNGAVSRSIAQEFNVGNVEFGGSLSRDNLGKGLGLRRDPNGGTDLNLGLLSFNLDPYRQNQQASTQAQVNAQGKGARTRANSNSNTQTQQFGGLKVTDTSSRSNAFGRVRNGQTSANTGGFAGDAFTNANSFGNGFFRRRRGTRYVRPIVVRTKRYARRSHQREGGFFFPSESNAQSQGMAENKGDRFNQQAGTNTHSNNRVTDGGLYQDNGASSIGSNLANDGSSGQVSSANTNNMNTQTRDGGSSTNDAQSQSLNFGKNQQQASSANAGTTHTYNKDGEDISSHGTSQSTNNNPYGTSSSTTNTKTDVMRNGNSESVTADSSGQSIFQGMSGQNAGASTNSNVKSERGPNGFVSNSASSSATATSQGGGNADASASASSSSSAGDGNNGAFTDANANAGAYNPFSDGNGFGNNGFGGNNFGGFGGNGFGNGNGFGNFGGAQANSNAFGGWGWGR